A section of the Cryobacterium soli genome encodes:
- a CDS encoding phosphoribosyltransferase, with product MQQDQHAETPVTVDPPREVLEWTEFADASRSLASTVLASGFQPDVVIAIARGGLLLAGAISYALGTKNCGSINVEFYTGIDERLPEPVLSGPMLDAPALAGKRVLLVDDVSDSGHTLALVVGILKESAGEVRSATLYTKPRTVHVPDFTWRETDGWIVFPWSALPPVTATPLTSVVDA from the coding sequence AACAGGACCAGCACGCCGAGACCCCCGTTACCGTCGATCCGCCCCGTGAGGTGCTGGAGTGGACTGAATTCGCCGACGCGTCCAGGTCGCTGGCCAGCACGGTGCTGGCGAGCGGGTTCCAGCCCGATGTCGTCATCGCCATCGCGCGCGGCGGCCTGCTGCTGGCCGGGGCCATCTCCTACGCCCTGGGCACCAAGAACTGCGGCTCCATCAACGTGGAGTTCTACACCGGCATCGACGAGCGCCTGCCGGAGCCCGTGCTCTCCGGCCCGATGCTCGACGCCCCGGCGCTGGCCGGCAAGCGCGTCCTGTTGGTCGACGACGTCTCCGACTCCGGCCACACCCTGGCCCTCGTGGTCGGCATCCTCAAGGAATCCGCCGGCGAGGTGCGCTCGGCGACCCTGTACACCAAGCCGCGCACGGTACACGTGCCCGACTTCACCTGGCGGGAGACCGACGGCTGGATCGTCTTCCCGTGGTCGGCGCTGCCGCCCGTGACCGCCACCCCGCTGACGAGCGTGGTGGACGCATGA